The proteins below come from a single Tiliqua scincoides isolate rTilSci1 chromosome 16, rTilSci1.hap2, whole genome shotgun sequence genomic window:
- the LOC136635439 gene encoding globoside alpha-1,3-N-acetylgalactosaminyltransferase 1-like — protein sequence MFAIGKYTRFVSRFLDTAEKHFMIGYQVNYYLFTDNPQDIPAVRMGSGRTLNIIFKKKYKHWQEITMWRMEVINKHIVEVAHREVDYLFCLDIDLVFYNSWGPETLGEMVATLHPGYYKTSRGSFPYERRRSSMAYISREEGDFYYIGAVFGGRLKNVYEFTLSCHMAILADKAKGLMAVWHEESHLNRYFLSHKPSKLLSPEYLWPDTIRKPPELRLIRCAQVAKNHKAVRE from the exons ATGTTTGCCATCGGCaa ATACACTCGGTTTGTGAGTCGATTTCTGGATACCGCAGAGAAACATTTCATGATCGGCTACCAGGTGAACTATTACCTCTTCACCGACAACCCGCAAGACATCCCTGCCGTCCGCATGGGGTCCGGGCGAACTCTCAACATCATCTTCAAGAAGAAATACAAACACTGGCAGGAGATCACCATGTGGAGGATGGAAGTCATCAACAAGCACATTGTGGAGGTGGCCCACCGAGAGGTGGATTATCTCTTCTGCCTGGACATTGACCTGGTGTTCTACAACTCGTGGGGCCCAGAGACCTTGGGGGAGATGGTGGCGACCCTCCACCCTGGCTACTACAAAACCTCCCGAGGGTCATTCCCTTATGAGAGGAGAAGGTCCTCCATGGCCTACATCTCTAGAGAAGAAGGGGACTTCTATTATATAGGGGCTGTTTTTGGAGGCCGGCTCAAGAATGTGTACGAGTTCACCCTCTCTTGCCACATGGCCATCTTGGCCGACAAAGCCAAAGGCCTCATGGCGGTCTGGCATGAAGAGAGTCACCTCAACCGGTACTTCCTGTCTCATAAACCTTCAAAGCTCCTCTCCCCAGAGTACCTCTGGCCGGACACAATACGAAAGCCACCTGAGCTGAGGCTCATACGGTGTGCGCAAGTGGCTAAAAACCACAAGGCAGTAAGGGAGTAG